The Streptomyces spororaveus genome includes a region encoding these proteins:
- the ndgR gene encoding IclR family transcriptional regulator NdgR yields the protein MDNSSGVGVLDKAALVLSALESGPATLAGLVAATGLARPTAHRLAVALEHHRMVARDMQGRFILGPRLAELAAAAGEDRLLATAGPVLTHLRDVTGESAQLYRRQGDMRICVAAAERLSGLRDTVPVGSTLPMKAGSAAQILMAWEEPERLHRGLQGARFTATALSGVRRRGWAQSIGEREPGVASVSAPVRGPSNRVVASVSVSGPIERLTRHPGRMHAQAVIDAAARLTEALRRSG from the coding sequence ATGGACAACTCTAGCGGCGTCGGCGTTCTCGACAAGGCAGCTCTGGTATTGAGCGCACTGGAGTCCGGTCCGGCCACCCTCGCCGGGCTGGTCGCGGCGACAGGGCTCGCACGACCCACGGCACATCGCCTCGCCGTGGCACTGGAACACCACCGGATGGTGGCGAGGGACATGCAGGGCCGGTTCATCCTCGGACCGCGGCTGGCGGAGCTCGCCGCCGCGGCCGGCGAGGACCGCCTGCTGGCCACGGCGGGACCGGTACTCACCCACCTCCGCGACGTGACGGGAGAGAGCGCGCAGCTCTACCGGCGTCAGGGGGACATGCGCATCTGCGTGGCGGCCGCGGAGCGGCTCTCGGGTCTTCGGGACACCGTCCCGGTGGGCTCGACGCTCCCGATGAAGGCCGGTTCGGCCGCGCAGATCCTGATGGCGTGGGAGGAGCCCGAGCGGCTCCACCGCGGCCTTCAGGGCGCGCGCTTCACGGCGACGGCGCTCTCGGGCGTACGGCGGCGCGGCTGGGCACAGTCGATCGGCGAGCGGGAGCCCGGCGTGGCCTCCGTCTCGGCGCCGGTGCGCGGGCCGTCGAACCGTGTGGTGGCCTCCGTGTCGGTCTCCGGACCGATCGAGCGGCTGACCCGCCACCCGGGCCGGATGCACGCCCAGGCCGTCATCGACGCGGCCGCCCGGCTCACGGAGGCCCTGCGCCGCTCCGGCTGA
- a CDS encoding HAD family hydrolase, with amino-acid sequence MPIRAVLWDIDDTLFDYTGADAVGLARQLEVTGLAGRYGTPAQALARWREITERHWARFAAGEGTFQGQRQDRVREFLERPGMTADEADAWFDRYVEHYKSAWTVFPDVVPALDALAADYRHGVLSNSSTANQDPKLRDLGLRDRFEVLVCAVELGISKPEAGAFLAACEELGLAPGEVAYVGDQPEIDARGARDAGLMAVWIDRDGVRGPGPDGAHRIEGLDQLPLLLARDTRFGARSGIR; translated from the coding sequence ATGCCGATCCGCGCCGTGCTGTGGGACATCGACGACACCCTCTTCGACTACACGGGCGCCGACGCCGTCGGGCTGGCGCGACAGTTGGAGGTCACGGGCCTGGCGGGCCGGTACGGGACCCCCGCGCAGGCGCTCGCACGGTGGCGGGAGATCACCGAACGGCACTGGGCGCGCTTCGCGGCCGGCGAGGGCACCTTCCAGGGGCAGCGGCAGGACCGGGTGCGGGAGTTCCTGGAGCGGCCCGGGATGACCGCGGACGAGGCCGACGCCTGGTTCGACCGGTACGTGGAGCACTACAAGTCCGCCTGGACCGTCTTCCCCGACGTGGTGCCCGCTCTCGACGCCCTCGCGGCGGACTACCGGCACGGGGTGCTGTCCAACTCCTCCACCGCCAACCAGGACCCGAAACTCCGCGACCTCGGACTGCGCGACCGCTTCGAGGTGCTGGTCTGCGCCGTGGAACTCGGGATCAGCAAACCCGAGGCGGGGGCCTTCCTGGCCGCGTGCGAGGAGCTCGGGCTGGCGCCCGGCGAGGTGGCGTACGTGGGGGACCAGCCGGAGATCGACGCGCGGGGAGCGCGTGACGCCGGACTGATGGCCGTCTGGATCGACCGCGACGGCGTCCGGGGCCCGGGTCCCGACGGCGCGCACCGCATCGAGGGCCTTGACCAGCTCCCGCTGCTGCTGGCACGGGATACCCGTTTTGGAGCACGGTCAGGCATCCGGTAA
- the gltX gene encoding glutamate--tRNA ligase: MANANVRVRFCPSPTGNPHVGLVRTALFNWAFARHHGGTFVFRIEDTDAARDSEESYDQLLASLRWLGFTWDEGPEVGGPHAPYRQSERMDIYADVAKKLLDGGYAYHCYCSTEELDARRAAARAAGKPSGYDGHCRELTPVQVEAYQGEHRPAIVRFRMPDEPITFTDLVRGELTFTPENVPDFGIVRANGAPLYTLVNPVDDALMEITHVLRGEDLLSSTPRQIALYKALIELGVAKSTPAFGHLPYVMGEGNKKLSKRDPEASLNLYRERGFLPEGLLNYLSLLGWSFSKDQDVFSIEEMVQKFDIDGVNANPARFDLKKAESINGDHIRLLDPKAFADACAPWLQAPHANWAPEDFDAEAWARIAPYAQTRVTVLSDITANVDFLFLKEPVADQASWDKAMKGEPAALLTTARAGLEAADWTDPESLKQAVLTAGEAHGLKLGKAQAPVRVAVTGRTVGLPLFESLEILGKERSLARIDAALAKLAA; the protein is encoded by the coding sequence GTGGCTAACGCGAACGTCCGCGTACGTTTCTGTCCCTCCCCGACCGGCAACCCCCACGTGGGCCTGGTCCGGACCGCACTCTTCAACTGGGCGTTCGCCCGCCACCACGGCGGCACGTTCGTCTTCCGCATCGAGGACACCGACGCGGCCCGCGACTCCGAGGAGTCCTACGACCAGCTGCTCGCCTCGCTGCGCTGGCTCGGCTTCACCTGGGACGAGGGCCCCGAGGTCGGTGGCCCGCACGCTCCGTACCGCCAGTCCGAGCGCATGGACATCTACGCGGACGTCGCGAAGAAGCTGCTCGACGGCGGCTACGCGTACCACTGCTACTGCTCCACCGAGGAGCTCGACGCCCGCCGCGCGGCCGCCCGCGCCGCCGGCAAGCCCTCCGGCTACGACGGCCACTGCCGCGAGCTCACCCCCGTGCAGGTCGAGGCGTACCAGGGCGAGCACCGCCCGGCGATCGTCCGCTTCCGGATGCCCGACGAGCCGATCACCTTCACGGACCTCGTCCGCGGGGAGCTGACCTTCACCCCGGAGAACGTGCCGGACTTCGGCATCGTCCGGGCCAACGGCGCCCCGCTGTACACGCTGGTCAACCCGGTCGACGACGCGCTGATGGAGATCACGCACGTCCTGCGCGGCGAGGACCTGCTGTCCTCGACCCCCCGCCAGATCGCGCTCTACAAGGCACTGATCGAGCTGGGTGTCGCCAAGTCCACCCCCGCCTTCGGCCACCTGCCGTACGTGATGGGTGAGGGCAACAAGAAGCTCTCCAAGCGCGACCCCGAGGCCTCGCTCAACCTGTACCGCGAGCGCGGCTTCCTTCCCGAGGGCCTGCTGAACTACCTCTCGCTCCTCGGCTGGTCCTTCTCCAAGGACCAGGACGTCTTCTCGATCGAGGAGATGGTCCAGAAGTTCGACATCGACGGCGTGAACGCCAACCCGGCCCGCTTCGACCTGAAGAAGGCCGAGTCGATCAACGGCGACCACATCCGCCTGCTGGACCCGAAGGCCTTCGCGGACGCCTGCGCCCCGTGGCTGCAGGCCCCGCACGCCAACTGGGCCCCCGAGGACTTCGACGCCGAGGCCTGGGCGCGGATCGCCCCGTACGCCCAGACCCGGGTGACCGTCCTGTCGGACATCACGGCCAACGTCGACTTCCTGTTCCTGAAGGAGCCGGTGGCGGACCAGGCCTCGTGGGACAAGGCGATGAAGGGCGAGCCGGCCGCGCTGCTCACCACGGCGCGCGCGGGCCTGGAGGCGGCGGACTGGACGGACCCCGAGTCCCTCAAGCAGGCCGTCCTGACCGCCGGTGAGGCCCACGGCCTCAAGCTCGGCAAGGCCCAGGCCCCGGTCCGCGTGGCCGTCACCGGGCGCACGGTCGGCCTGCCGCTCTTCGAGTCCCTGGAGATCCTGGGCAAGGAGCGCTCGCTGGCCCGCATCGACGCGGCGCTGGCCAAGCTCGCCGCCTGA
- a CDS encoding DUF4241 domain-containing protein — MPLAAPDFARHFTPGNAFRDEEGDLGTLSVADGGELWLPTGRLVACDPMAYLGPDTQPPFHVGVAPGRYRLEAALVTWSPAGEPPPQGSPRPDLAALRLVVTQAPTASWELALRGGQRLEDLGPGELYGYGVDAGVGAFHDASAGRDFADREATRELLRAPFLADGYRHPGPYVLTGPRGSQVAVFQSGWGDGVYPTWVGRDAAGRVTCFLTDFFVVPPREGASA; from the coding sequence ATGCCCCTCGCCGCTCCCGACTTCGCCCGGCACTTCACGCCCGGCAACGCCTTCCGTGACGAAGAGGGAGACCTCGGGACCCTCTCGGTGGCGGACGGGGGCGAGCTGTGGCTGCCGACCGGCCGGCTGGTGGCCTGCGATCCCATGGCCTACCTGGGGCCGGACACCCAGCCGCCGTTCCACGTCGGGGTCGCGCCCGGCCGCTACCGGCTGGAAGCGGCGCTCGTCACGTGGTCCCCGGCCGGCGAGCCGCCCCCGCAGGGGTCCCCCCGCCCGGATCTCGCCGCCCTGCGGCTGGTGGTCACGCAGGCGCCGACGGCCTCCTGGGAGCTCGCGCTCCGCGGCGGGCAGCGCCTGGAGGACCTGGGGCCGGGCGAGCTCTACGGCTACGGCGTGGACGCGGGCGTGGGGGCCTTCCACGACGCGTCCGCCGGGCGGGACTTCGCCGACCGCGAGGCCACCCGGGAGCTGCTGCGCGCCCCGTTCCTCGCGGACGGGTACCGGCACCCCGGTCCGTACGTGCTCACCGGCCCCCGGGGTAGTCAAGTGGCGGTCTTCCAGTCCGGCTGGGGCGACGGGGTGTACCCCACCTGGGTGGGGCGGGACGCGGCCGGCCGGGTCACCTGCTTCCTCACGGACTTCTTCGTCGTGCCCCCGCGGGAGGGCGCTTCGGCATAG